The genomic DNA CAAATTAATAAGGAAGTTTTCTATAGTTTGTATGGTCATTTATCTTCAAACTCAATTAAAAATATTAAGATAGGAGACGTTGTTTTAGAGGGGAGTACAATTGGTTTCCTAGGAAATGCTGAAGTTAATGGGGATTATGCTCCTCATTTACATTTTCAGATTATTAGAAATATGGAACAAAATTTTGGAGATTATCCTGGAGTTTCATCTGAAGAAAATGTAGCTTTTTATAAGAAAAATTGTCCAGACCCTAATTTATTACTAAAAATTAAGATTTAACCTGTAAGCTATTATAAGGTTTTCAGACTTTTAAAAGAACTAATATAAAGTGTACTTTCATGAAAAACTTTTGGTTCTTTGATAATGTAAACTTATTCAATCTTCTTTGTCCACATAAGTTCAAAGAATATAAGGAATGTCACACTTTCGATTTGTATAAGAAAAGTGACTATATTTATTTTACTGAAGACGTAGCTAATAAAATTTTTTTAATTGAAAAAGGAAAAGTGAAAATGGGTTATTATACAGAAGAAGGTGAGGAGGTCGTAAACGCTATTTTAACTAAAGGTGAATTATTTGGTGAAAAAGCAATTTTAGGAGAAGAAAAAAGAGAAGAATTTGCACAATC from Polaribacter sp. ALD11 includes the following:
- a CDS encoding peptidoglycan DD-metalloendopeptidase family protein, producing the protein MNTKVLAVLDGEVYSFKNNNNFGDYGPTIILKHQINKEVFYSLYGHLSSNSIKNIKIGDVVLEGSTIGFLGNAEVNGDYAPHLHFQIIRNMEQNFGDYPGVSSEENVAFYKKNCPDPNLLLKIKI